A part of Ooceraea biroi isolate clonal line C1 chromosome 10, Obir_v5.4, whole genome shotgun sequence genomic DNA contains:
- the LOC113562761 gene encoding uncharacterized protein LOC113562761: MECLSVEEKVEILIYEESRRNVQQSILLYAERFPDRRTPSQISFYRVIKQFSEEESVQPKKRSRRRTATGEDNEIAVLAEVNYDPHISSRELATNVGISKSSVLRILKQHKFHPYHVSLHQELHGDDFVNKITFCRWAQDRMRNNNNFFSIRII, encoded by the coding sequence ATGGAGTGTCTGTCCGTAGAGGAAAAAGTGGAAATTCTTATTTATGAGGAATCTAGGAGAAATGTGCAACAGTCTATTCTTCTGTATGCTGAACGGTTTCCTGATAGAAGAACTCCATcgcaaatatcattttatcgtgTTATAAAGCAGTTTTCCGAAGAAGAAAGTGTCCAGCCAAAAAAAAGGAGTCGTAGAAGAACCGCCACTGGCGAAGATAACGAAATTGCAGTGTTAGCTGAAGTGAATTACGATCCCCATATAAGTTCTCGAGAATTAGCTACCAATGTAGGGATTTCTAAAAGCAGTGTTCTTAGAATATTAAAACAGCACAAATTCCATCCATACCATGTATCGTTGCATCAAGAACTACATGGTGACGattttgtgaataaaataacattttgtaGATGGGCACAAGACAGAATgcggaataataataactttttttctatccGTATTATTTAG